Proteins encoded in a region of the Paenibacillus sp. E222 genome:
- a CDS encoding MerR family transcriptional regulator yields MSLYKIDDVAKECGLTKRTIRYYEEIGVMPSPQRTDGGTRLYTREDIDYLKKVVRAKEVLGFSLQELHTYVATADALNEQRFDYQQTTEVRERIEKLTKMETTLDDQLQLIEQKLQSIHAVQEELEELRERVQNGIRRLEGHENDT; encoded by the coding sequence ATGAGTTTATATAAAATCGATGACGTAGCCAAGGAATGTGGTTTGACCAAACGTACCATTCGGTATTACGAAGAGATCGGTGTTATGCCTTCACCTCAGCGGACGGACGGTGGCACACGATTATACACTCGGGAAGATATCGATTATCTCAAAAAGGTGGTTCGGGCGAAGGAAGTTCTTGGTTTCTCGCTTCAGGAGCTGCATACCTATGTGGCAACGGCGGATGCGCTGAACGAACAGCGTTTTGACTACCAGCAGACCACTGAAGTGAGGGAACGGATCGAGAAGCTCACCAAGATGGAAACGACGTTGGATGACCAGCTGCAATTGATCGAGCAGAAACTTCAGAGCATTCACGCCGTTCAGGAGGAACTTGAGGAATTACGTGAACGGGTTCAGAACGGCATTCGACGATTAGAAGGGCATGAGAACGACACATAA
- a CDS encoding SdpI family protein — translation MAGAIVGIICGVCYFILGLMVYKKPPKRINGIYGYRTPRAMSHPDLWEEAQRYSANLMMQFGVIITVFGIIGFWLTDVRALVLSLVATGFYTFRLFTRVEGRLKQMQRVQQQEQKEQGA, via the coding sequence GTGGCAGGAGCAATTGTTGGGATTATATGCGGAGTGTGCTATTTCATTTTGGGATTAATGGTGTACAAAAAGCCGCCGAAAAGGATTAATGGCATATATGGTTATCGTACTCCGCGAGCAATGAGTCATCCCGATTTATGGGAAGAAGCGCAACGTTATAGCGCCAATCTGATGATGCAGTTTGGTGTGATTATTACGGTATTCGGCATAATCGGTTTTTGGCTTACGGATGTACGAGCTTTGGTTCTAAGTCTTGTGGCTACAGGATTCTATACATTCAGGCTGTTTACCAGAGTCGAAGGCCGTTTGAAGCAAATGCAGCGTGTCCAGCAACAGGAGCAGAAGGAGCAAGGCGCTTAG
- a CDS encoding heavy metal translocating P-type ATPase, whose translation MGTGQEQVKRELLLDGLDCANCALKIENGVKKIKGITDCSVNFVTKTLSMHTTSDMDEQVVEEAKRKVLRLEPHIRISEKGKSSQGSRGAADSINHANGNVHAHAGSGAHTHEHTPSGHDHAGHSHDHDHAHDHVHHHGAQDHTHDHGSHAGHDHGHADSHNHDAHAGHSHEHGAGQTKVLLARLAAGSILVAAAIWSPLEGWAQLALYVVAYLIAGGDIVLQAFKNIIRGQVFDEYFLMSVATIGAFAIGQYPEGVAVMLFYQLGELFQGLAVNRSRKSIQSLMDIRPDYANMLIGAGEETKRVSPEEVRIGDRIVVKAGERVPLDGIVKAGRSMVDTSALTGESVPRELEPGSDVLSGFVNKNGMLTIEVTKTFGESTVSKILDLVQNASSRKAKTEHFISKFARYYTPVVVILAALIALVPPLVLSGATFTDWIYRALVFLVISCPCALVVSIPLGFFGGIGAASRNGILIKGSNYLEALNDVKVVVFDKTGTLTKGVFKVTAIRPEGGRTEDELMELAAIAEAHSNHPIAESIRAAWAKDIRTQGVDDYDEVAGHGIKVSVDGREVLAGNAKLMEQAGISYTTPQTVGTVVHIAESGSYVGHLIIADEVKDDAAAAIQALKKLGIRKTVMLTGDAKAVGEAVGRELGVDEVYAELLPQHKVEQLERLEAAKSPKEKMVFVGDGINDTPVLARADVGVAMGGLGSDAAIEAADVVIMTDEPSRLASAIRIAKRTRTIVWQNIGFALGVKAIFLLLGVFGIATMWEAVFSDVGVTVLAVLNAMRVLRVKDI comes from the coding sequence ATGGGAACCGGACAGGAACAGGTGAAAAGGGAACTGCTGCTGGATGGATTGGATTGCGCGAACTGCGCATTGAAGATTGAGAATGGCGTCAAAAAAATTAAAGGCATTACCGATTGCTCGGTCAATTTTGTGACCAAAACCTTATCCATGCACACCACATCCGATATGGATGAGCAGGTGGTGGAAGAAGCGAAACGCAAAGTGCTTCGGCTGGAACCGCATATTCGCATCTCGGAAAAAGGAAAATCATCACAAGGCAGTCGTGGTGCTGCTGATTCAATAAATCACGCCAACGGCAATGTGCACGCCCATGCAGGCAGCGGGGCTCACACGCATGAGCATACGCCGAGTGGACACGATCATGCCGGTCACTCCCATGACCATGATCATGCACATGACCACGTTCATCATCACGGAGCCCAAGATCACACGCATGATCATGGAAGTCATGCTGGACATGATCACGGTCATGCAGATAGTCACAATCATGACGCGCATGCCGGACACTCGCATGAACATGGCGCTGGGCAGACAAAGGTGCTGCTGGCACGTTTGGCGGCAGGGTCCATTTTGGTAGCAGCCGCGATCTGGTCTCCGCTGGAAGGATGGGCGCAACTTGCACTTTATGTTGTCGCTTATCTGATCGCAGGGGGAGATATCGTTCTCCAGGCGTTCAAAAATATCATTCGAGGTCAGGTATTCGATGAATACTTCCTGATGTCCGTGGCCACCATCGGTGCTTTTGCCATTGGTCAATATCCTGAAGGTGTTGCAGTTATGCTCTTCTATCAGCTCGGTGAGCTGTTTCAGGGGCTGGCGGTTAATCGCTCAAGGAAGTCGATCCAGTCGCTGATGGATATTCGCCCGGACTATGCCAATATGCTGATTGGCGCGGGAGAAGAGACCAAGCGAGTGTCGCCGGAAGAAGTACGTATTGGAGATCGAATCGTGGTTAAAGCGGGTGAGCGAGTACCTCTGGACGGGATCGTTAAGGCAGGTCGCTCCATGGTGGACACTTCCGCCCTGACAGGTGAGTCCGTTCCGCGTGAACTGGAACCCGGCAGTGATGTACTGAGTGGATTTGTGAACAAAAACGGAATGTTAACAATTGAAGTAACAAAAACTTTTGGTGAATCGACGGTATCCAAAATTCTGGACCTGGTGCAGAATGCGAGCAGCCGCAAAGCCAAAACGGAGCATTTTATTAGCAAATTCGCCCGTTATTATACACCGGTTGTCGTCATTCTTGCCGCATTGATTGCGCTTGTTCCGCCGCTGGTGCTCAGTGGTGCGACATTCACCGATTGGATCTATCGTGCACTGGTCTTCCTCGTGATCTCTTGTCCGTGTGCGCTGGTCGTTTCCATTCCGCTTGGTTTTTTCGGTGGCATCGGAGCTGCCTCGCGTAACGGGATACTCATCAAAGGAAGTAACTACCTTGAAGCATTGAACGATGTCAAAGTCGTTGTTTTCGATAAAACGGGTACCCTAACTAAAGGTGTATTCAAAGTTACAGCTATTCGCCCTGAAGGCGGGCGTACGGAAGATGAATTGATGGAGCTTGCTGCAATTGCCGAGGCTCATTCCAATCATCCGATTGCTGAATCCATTCGCGCAGCTTGGGCGAAAGATATTCGGACCCAGGGTGTGGATGATTACGATGAGGTTGCAGGGCATGGCATCAAGGTCAGTGTGGATGGACGTGAAGTGCTTGCAGGTAACGCCAAATTGATGGAACAGGCAGGTATCTCCTACACGACTCCGCAAACCGTGGGTACGGTGGTGCACATTGCCGAATCCGGTTCATATGTCGGTCACCTGATCATTGCCGATGAGGTGAAGGATGATGCAGCGGCAGCCATTCAGGCACTCAAGAAGCTCGGTATTCGCAAAACGGTCATGCTGACCGGGGATGCCAAGGCTGTTGGTGAAGCTGTAGGGCGTGAGCTGGGTGTCGATGAAGTATACGCTGAGCTGCTGCCACAGCATAAGGTCGAACAGCTGGAGCGGCTCGAAGCTGCCAAATCACCGAAAGAGAAAATGGTGTTTGTCGGTGATGGTATTAACGATACACCAGTTCTGGCGCGTGCCGATGTAGGTGTAGCGATGGGTGGACTTGGTTCGGATGCCGCGATTGAAGCGGCAGACGTTGTCATCATGACGGATGAACCCTCCAGACTTGCAAGTGCGATCCGGATTGCAAAACGGACACGAACCATTGTCTGGCAAAATATCGGTTTTGCGTTGGGTGTCAAAGCGATCTTCCTGCTGCTGGGTGTATTCGGCATTGCCACCATGTGGGAAGCGGTATTCTCTGATGTTGGGGTGACCGTGCTGGCTGTCCTGAACGCCATGCGTGTACTGCGGGTGAAGGACATTTAA
- a CDS encoding metalloregulator ArsR/SmtB family transcription factor has translation MEQPVKAPAECDAACSGTEADVQTIRASLMDRETSSEMADWFKAFSDPTRLRIIDALLQKELCVHDLTVLLDMGQSAISHQLRSLRNMRIVKRRKEGKTVYYSLDDAHIEQIFLQTLQHIKHG, from the coding sequence ATGGAACAACCGGTTAAAGCTCCAGCCGAATGCGACGCGGCCTGCTCTGGAACAGAGGCTGACGTGCAAACCATTCGTGCTTCTCTCATGGATCGCGAGACCTCTTCCGAGATGGCTGATTGGTTCAAGGCTTTCAGCGACCCGACACGGCTTCGTATTATTGATGCGCTGTTGCAGAAGGAATTATGTGTGCACGATCTGACGGTGCTGCTCGATATGGGACAGTCGGCCATTTCGCACCAGCTGCGGTCACTCCGCAACATGCGGATTGTCAAGCGGCGCAAAGAAGGCAAGACTGTGTATTATTCTCTGGATGATGCACACATTGAACAGATCTTCCTGCAGACGCTCCAACATATTAAACATGGCTAG